In one window of Desulforhabdus amnigena DNA:
- the dnaB gene encoding replicative DNA helicase, whose amino-acid sequence MDSITEELKKIPPQQIEAEQSLLGGILIDNEGLSSALEILSGDEFYRDTHRIIFQAIQELFERNEPIDLVTVVSLLAEKQQLDSVGGAPYLASLVETVPSASNVGVYARIINEKALLRRLIQAANQISSLCYGGGKNVEEILDHAEAAIFAITENRIRNNYASLKDIVKKSIEAIERFQEYRDMVTGVPSHFTDLDKLTAGFQPSDLIIIAARPSMGKCLAFDSEIVLADGSLATIEETYRQKHAELLTLNKDWKFEITRASAFVDDGIKPVYRVTTRLGRVVESTITHPFLTISGWQRLSELKPGDRVAVPRKIDVFGTETLRECEVKLLAYLIGDGCLTKCSPEFTNSNPVLQQDFLEAVAEYGGIRSRMTDSRGTRTPSFRIGSDPDFIVTHRSAFGGHLRACIDSNMQSSRQVAEVLNVSPSSVSLWTHGNCVPEQETFDRLCTVLQVKPKELAPHGLAAISKNAQNPLVLRLKELGLWGKNAQNKTVPGVVFRLTRQQIALFLNRLFATDGWATVLADGQSQLGYCTTSEKLARQVQHLLLRFGIIAALKRRSVKYGDRRRCAWQLDITDAESITAFIDEIGILGKEDSTSAVLDALAGRRYQTNCDLIPVEVWQWLAEAKGDESWASLARRAGIKGHTNIHAGARALSRQRLSMLATALKDALLQNLANSEVYWDEIVSIEAVGSKQVYDLTIPQTHNFVANDICVHNTAFALNLARNAALQSGIPVGVFSLEMSKEQLAMRLLCAEARVDSHKIRTGFLSQQECAKMLSAAGAFMETPIYIDDTPAISTLELRAKARRMKADRGLGMVIVDYLQLMRGKESSERREQEISDISRSLKGLAKELNIPVIALSQLNRKVEERSNKRPMLSDLRECVTGDTLVLLEDGRRVAIQELVGTEPAVLAVSDDQRISLARSDRVWSVGMKPVFRVSLASGRTLRATARHRILAGSGWTKVGDLQTGDRVALARSIPEPAKPLKWREAEIILLAHLIGDGSYVSHQPLRYTTASEENSRAVMESATMAFDVRVTRHAGRGNWHQLVISGNGNRWHPAGVNLWLRELGIYGQRSHEKQLPQTLFRLGNGQISLFLQHLWATDGCISTRPAGTKGSARVYFSTSSERLAGDVASLLLRFEIVARIRMVPHPRCRPTYTVDVSGAEQQMRFLERIGAFGPRCEPAEQLRRTLETTHPNPNVDTLPHEVFAEVKAAMGVRGISQRAMAALRRTSYGGSSHFRFAPSRTVMAEYADLLGSDRLKTLAQSDLFWDYVVAVEPDGEEEVFDLTVPGPASWLADGIVSHNSGAIEQDADLIAFIYRDEVYNPNTADKGVAEILIGKQRNGPTGEVKLAFINSYTRFENLAYGT is encoded by the coding sequence GTGGACAGTATTACCGAAGAGCTCAAAAAAATTCCCCCTCAGCAGATTGAAGCAGAGCAGTCTCTTTTAGGGGGAATTTTAATTGATAACGAAGGGCTGTCGTCTGCCTTGGAGATTCTGAGTGGCGATGAGTTCTATCGGGATACGCACCGGATCATTTTTCAGGCCATTCAGGAGCTTTTCGAGCGCAACGAACCCATCGACCTGGTCACGGTCGTCTCTTTGCTTGCAGAGAAACAACAGCTCGACTCTGTGGGAGGGGCCCCTTACCTCGCGTCTCTCGTGGAGACGGTCCCTTCCGCGAGCAACGTGGGTGTCTACGCCAGGATTATCAATGAAAAGGCGCTGCTGCGCCGCCTGATCCAGGCCGCCAATCAGATCAGCTCCCTCTGCTATGGCGGCGGCAAAAATGTCGAGGAAATCCTCGACCATGCGGAAGCGGCCATCTTTGCCATTACCGAGAACCGCATCCGCAACAATTACGCTTCCCTCAAGGATATCGTAAAAAAGAGCATCGAGGCCATCGAACGATTTCAGGAATATCGGGACATGGTCACGGGGGTTCCGAGTCACTTCACGGATCTTGACAAGCTCACCGCCGGTTTTCAACCTTCCGATCTGATCATTATTGCCGCCCGCCCCAGTATGGGGAAATGCCTTGCTTTCGATTCGGAAATCGTTCTGGCGGATGGTAGTTTGGCTACTATTGAAGAGACTTATCGACAGAAGCATGCTGAACTCCTGACTTTGAACAAAGATTGGAAGTTTGAAATCACCCGGGCATCGGCTTTTGTCGACGACGGTATCAAACCGGTTTACCGGGTTACTACCCGGTTGGGAAGAGTTGTAGAGAGCACAATAACGCATCCTTTCCTGACGATCAGCGGGTGGCAAAGGCTTTCGGAACTAAAACCGGGGGATAGGGTTGCTGTTCCACGCAAGATAGATGTCTTCGGGACGGAGACCCTTCGTGAGTGTGAAGTGAAATTGCTGGCGTACCTGATAGGTGATGGCTGTTTAACGAAGTGTTCGCCGGAATTTACCAATTCCAATCCGGTATTGCAGCAGGATTTTTTAGAGGCTGTAGCCGAGTACGGCGGAATCCGGAGCAGGATGACGGATTCACGAGGTACCCGTACACCTTCGTTTCGTATTGGCAGTGATCCTGACTTTATCGTTACCCATCGGAGCGCTTTCGGTGGTCACCTACGGGCCTGCATTGATTCCAATATGCAATCATCCAGGCAAGTGGCCGAGGTTCTTAATGTAAGTCCGTCCTCGGTTTCTCTTTGGACTCATGGGAATTGTGTGCCCGAGCAGGAGACATTTGACCGCCTATGCACAGTCTTGCAGGTCAAACCGAAAGAACTTGCTCCCCATGGGCTTGCCGCAATCAGCAAGAATGCTCAAAATCCCCTTGTGCTCCGCCTCAAGGAATTGGGGCTGTGGGGAAAGAATGCGCAAAACAAGACTGTTCCAGGTGTCGTTTTTCGGCTCACCCGTCAACAGATAGCCCTGTTCTTGAACAGGCTTTTTGCAACCGACGGATGGGCGACGGTCCTTGCCGATGGTCAGTCACAGTTGGGCTATTGCACTACGAGCGAGAAGCTTGCCCGCCAGGTGCAGCATCTTCTGCTGCGATTCGGAATCATCGCTGCGCTGAAAAGGCGCTCCGTCAAATACGGGGATAGACGCCGTTGCGCCTGGCAGCTTGATATAACCGATGCTGAGTCCATTACAGCCTTTATCGATGAAATCGGAATCTTAGGCAAAGAGGATTCGACATCCGCCGTACTGGATGCTCTTGCCGGGAGGCGTTATCAGACCAATTGTGATCTTATTCCGGTAGAGGTGTGGCAGTGGCTGGCAGAGGCAAAGGGCGATGAATCATGGGCATCGCTGGCAAGGCGAGCTGGTATCAAAGGGCACACCAACATCCATGCGGGCGCCCGCGCATTATCACGGCAAAGGCTGTCGATGCTGGCGACTGCGCTGAAAGATGCCCTGCTCCAGAACCTGGCGAACAGTGAGGTATACTGGGATGAGATCGTTTCCATCGAGGCAGTCGGAAGCAAGCAGGTCTATGACCTGACGATCCCTCAAACGCACAACTTTGTCGCCAATGACATCTGTGTCCACAATACCGCTTTCGCTCTGAACCTCGCCCGCAACGCCGCTTTGCAGAGTGGGATTCCCGTGGGGGTCTTCTCCCTTGAGATGAGCAAGGAGCAGTTGGCGATGCGACTCCTTTGCGCCGAAGCCCGTGTGGATTCCCATAAAATCCGCACGGGATTTCTCAGTCAGCAGGAATGTGCCAAGATGCTCTCCGCGGCAGGCGCTTTCATGGAAACCCCCATTTACATCGATGACACCCCTGCCATTTCCACCCTCGAACTGCGCGCCAAGGCACGGAGAATGAAAGCCGACAGGGGCCTGGGAATGGTGATCGTGGACTACCTGCAGCTCATGCGGGGCAAGGAGAGTTCGGAGCGCCGTGAACAGGAAATTTCCGATATTTCCCGATCTTTGAAAGGGTTGGCCAAAGAGCTCAATATACCCGTGATCGCCCTCTCGCAGCTCAATCGAAAGGTGGAAGAGCGGAGCAACAAGCGCCCGATGCTGAGCGACCTGAGGGAGTGTGTTACAGGCGACACGCTGGTGTTGCTCGAAGATGGCCGTCGAGTGGCGATTCAAGAACTTGTCGGGACGGAGCCGGCGGTGCTCGCAGTGTCCGACGATCAGCGGATCAGTCTTGCCCGGAGTGATCGGGTCTGGTCTGTCGGGATGAAGCCGGTGTTTCGTGTCTCGCTTGCAAGTGGGCGTACACTGCGTGCAACAGCCCGGCATCGAATCCTTGCCGGGAGTGGATGGACGAAAGTCGGTGACCTCCAGACAGGTGACCGTGTGGCACTTGCCCGGAGTATTCCCGAACCTGCGAAGCCCCTCAAGTGGCGGGAAGCGGAAATCATCCTCCTCGCACATCTGATTGGAGACGGTAGCTACGTCAGTCACCAGCCGTTACGTTATACGACCGCATCCGAAGAGAATAGCCGAGCCGTAATGGAATCAGCGACTATGGCTTTCGATGTACGGGTCACCAGGCATGCCGGACGCGGTAACTGGCATCAACTCGTGATCAGCGGCAACGGCAATCGCTGGCATCCGGCGGGTGTAAACCTCTGGCTGCGGGAGCTCGGAATCTATGGCCAGCGGTCACATGAAAAGCAACTGCCGCAAACGCTATTCCGACTCGGCAACGGGCAGATCTCGTTATTCCTGCAACATCTCTGGGCGACGGATGGCTGTATTTCGACACGCCCGGCCGGAACAAAGGGATCTGCACGTGTTTATTTCAGCACGTCGAGCGAACGCCTTGCGGGCGATGTGGCGAGCCTGCTGCTGCGTTTCGAGATCGTGGCGCGCATCCGCATGGTACCACACCCAAGGTGCCGTCCGACCTATACGGTCGACGTCTCGGGCGCCGAGCAGCAGATGCGTTTTCTTGAGCGCATCGGGGCGTTTGGGCCTCGCTGTGAGCCGGCCGAACAGTTACGCAGAACCCTTGAGACGACACATCCAAACCCAAACGTAGATACCCTGCCGCATGAAGTGTTTGCCGAGGTCAAGGCGGCCATGGGGGTACGCGGTATCTCGCAAAGGGCCATGGCCGCACTTCGCAGAACCTCTTACGGAGGCAGCTCGCACTTCCGCTTTGCACCTTCCCGGACTGTCATGGCTGAATATGCCGACTTGCTTGGAAGCGACCGTCTCAAGACCCTTGCACAATCCGATCTTTTCTGGGATTACGTTGTCGCCGTCGAGCCCGATGGTGAAGAGGAAGTGTTCGACCTGACCGTGCCCGGCCCGGCATCCTGGCTCGCAGATGGCATCGTGAGCCATAATTCGGGGGCAATAGAACAGGATGCGGACCTCATTGCCTTCATCTACCGCGATGAGGTCTACAATCCGAACACCGCAGACAAGGGTGTGGCCGAAATCCTCATCGGCAAACAGCGAAACGGCCCCACGGGCGAGGTCAAGCTGGCCTTCATCAATTCCTATACCCGCTTTGAGAACCTGGCATATGGCACATAG
- a CDS encoding type II toxin-antitoxin system HigB family toxin: MRIISRRTLKEFWERHPDAGQPLQGWYADVKQADWRSPSDIKSIYRNASFVADNRVVFNIKGNTYRVVVAIQYQFGIVYIRFVGTHEEYDRIDAATV, from the coding sequence ATGCGAATCATCTCCCGGAGAACACTCAAGGAGTTTTGGGAACGGCACCCAGATGCAGGGCAACCTCTTCAGGGTTGGTATGCCGATGTGAAGCAGGCTGACTGGAGATCTCCCTCAGATATCAAGAGTATTTACCGGAATGCCAGCTTTGTGGCTGACAACCGGGTAGTCTTCAACATCAAAGGCAATACTTACCGAGTGGTTGTAGCCATTCAGTATCAGTTTGGTATCGTCTACATCCGATTTGTTGGTACTCATGAAGAGTACGACAGGATCGATGCCGCCACTGTCTAA
- a CDS encoding phenylacetate--CoA ligase family protein codes for MTTNNQYWDESSEAISRSDLEALQLDRLKLTLQHASLSHFYKKKFSEEGVDISSIKSVRDIRKLPFTTKQDLRDEYPYGFLCVPKERLVRLHVSSGTTGQATAIFYTRADLETWADLLARCMYMAGARPGDTFQNLTGYGLFTGGLGFHYGAERLGMLTIPAGAGNSKRQIQLMKDFSTNVIHIIPSYALLLMPIMSEMGIDPRRDLKLRIACVGAEPYSEEVRRRIEDFYGIRVYNSYGLSEMNGPGVAFECPHQSGMHIWEDAYLVEVIHPKTLEPVPDGEYGELVLTTLKREGMPVIRYRTKDLTRIIPGECECGRVHKRLDRMQGRSDDMFILKGVNIFPVQVEQVLMNIPEVGNNYVIVLRQENNIDNMIVRVEVNDKIFVEDMRQLQRIQKKITHDLKGELLVTPQVELVEPNSLPRAEGKAVRLIDERKF; via the coding sequence ATGACAACAAATAATCAGTACTGGGATGAATCCTCCGAAGCCATTTCCCGATCCGATCTCGAAGCACTGCAGCTCGATCGCTTGAAACTCACCCTGCAACATGCATCTCTTTCTCATTTCTATAAAAAGAAATTCAGTGAGGAAGGGGTGGATATATCTTCGATAAAGAGCGTTCGGGATATCCGGAAGCTGCCCTTCACCACCAAGCAGGATTTGCGGGATGAATATCCTTACGGCTTCCTGTGCGTGCCCAAAGAGCGGCTCGTGCGGCTGCATGTTTCTTCGGGTACGACGGGGCAGGCGACAGCCATTTTTTATACCCGGGCCGACCTGGAAACATGGGCCGACTTGCTTGCCCGCTGCATGTACATGGCGGGGGCCCGCCCCGGGGATACGTTCCAAAACCTCACGGGATACGGGCTTTTCACGGGGGGGTTGGGGTTTCACTACGGAGCGGAACGGCTGGGGATGTTGACCATTCCGGCGGGAGCGGGCAACAGCAAGCGGCAGATTCAGCTCATGAAGGATTTTTCCACCAATGTGATACACATCATTCCCAGCTACGCTTTGCTCCTTATGCCCATCATGAGCGAAATGGGAATCGATCCCAGGCGGGATTTGAAGCTTCGAATCGCCTGTGTGGGAGCGGAACCCTATTCCGAAGAAGTCCGCAGGCGTATAGAGGACTTTTATGGCATCCGTGTTTATAATAGCTATGGACTTTCAGAAATGAACGGCCCGGGAGTGGCCTTCGAATGCCCTCATCAATCCGGCATGCATATCTGGGAAGATGCTTATCTGGTGGAGGTCATCCATCCTAAAACCCTGGAGCCGGTTCCTGACGGGGAATATGGAGAGCTGGTTCTGACCACTTTGAAGCGGGAAGGTATGCCTGTCATCCGTTACCGCACCAAGGACCTCACCCGCATTATCCCGGGGGAATGCGAATGCGGGCGGGTGCACAAACGTTTGGACCGCATGCAGGGGCGATCGGACGATATGTTTATCCTGAAGGGGGTCAACATCTTTCCGGTTCAGGTGGAACAGGTGCTCATGAACATTCCCGAAGTGGGCAATAATTATGTCATTGTCTTGAGGCAGGAAAACAATATCGACAACATGATTGTCCGGGTCGAGGTCAACGACAAGATATTTGTGGAAGATATGAGGCAGTTGCAGCGGATTCAAAAGAAAATCACTCATGACCTGAAGGGCGAACTGCTCGTGACTCCGCAGGTCGAACTGGTGGAGCCCAACAGTCTGCCCAGGGCGGAAGGGAAAGCGGTTCGCCTCATCGATGAACGCAAATTTTAG
- a CDS encoding SDR family oxidoreductase — protein MRVNAMCPGLVEESVATEAERKAMAEQIPLGRPVRPQEIAKTVRRLINDSPESMTGSLIAVSGGWEY, from the coding sequence GTGCGGGTCAATGCGATGTGTCCCGGATTGGTGGAGGAAAGCGTGGCTACGGAAGCCGAGCGCAAGGCCATGGCTGAGCAGATCCCACTCGGGCGGCCCGTGCGTCCGCAAGAAATCGCCAAAACGGTGAGACGGCTCATCAACGACAGCCCGGAAAGCATGACCGGCAGCCTGATTGCAGTTTCCGGCGGCTGGGAATATTGA
- a CDS encoding Uma2 family endonuclease, with the protein MATHPLTNQGSYTYEDYKGFPDDLRCEIIDGQIYDMTPAPSMRHQEIVLNIGHLLRDYLDTNKHFCRVYIAPADVILAEDNVVQPDVFIVCDQSKIRKEGLFGAPDVVFEVTSPTTGKKDRNKKMKLYRKFGVLEYFLVDPENELVDKYTFSQGRIGVVDSYEGDEVFSIDAIGLELAAKDLFV; encoded by the coding sequence ATGGCTACCCATCCCTTAACGAATCAGGGTTCATACACCTATGAAGATTACAAGGGTTTTCCAGATGATTTACGCTGTGAAATCATCGATGGACAGATCTATGATATGACTCCTGCTCCATCGATGAGACATCAAGAGATTGTGCTTAACATAGGCCACCTTCTGCGTGACTACCTGGACACAAATAAACATTTTTGCCGTGTATATATTGCGCCAGCGGATGTTATCCTGGCTGAGGATAACGTGGTGCAACCAGATGTGTTCATTGTGTGTGATCAATCGAAGATCCGAAAGGAGGGACTGTTCGGCGCGCCGGATGTGGTATTCGAAGTGACGTCTCCAACCACCGGGAAGAAGGACCGCAACAAGAAAATGAAGCTCTATCGCAAATTCGGGGTCTTGGAATATTTCCTGGTGGACCCGGAAAACGAGCTCGTCGACAAGTATACATTCTCTCAAGGTCGGATTGGGGTTGTAGATTCATATGAGGGAGACGAAGTTTTCTCTATTGATGCCATCGGACTGGAACTGGCTGCAAAAGACTTGTTTGTTTAG
- a CDS encoding helix-turn-helix domain-containing protein — protein MEIKPIKTEADYEAALEEVDRLFDAGPNTPEGDRLEVLTTLIEAYEEKHHHIPPPDPIEAVLYYMESRGLSRRDLEPYIGSRARVSEVLNRKRPLTIYMIRKLHTGLGIPAEVLIQPYSSEESAA, from the coding sequence ATGGAAATTAAGCCTATCAAAACAGAAGCTGATTACGAAGCAGCATTGGAGGAAGTAGATCGTCTATTTGATGCCGGCCCCAACACACCGGAAGGGGATCGACTGGAGGTGCTCACTACCCTTATCGAAGCATACGAAGAGAAGCATCACCATATTCCTCCTCCAGATCCAATTGAAGCTGTTCTCTACTACATGGAGAGCCGTGGCCTTTCCCGCCGTGACCTTGAGCCATATATCGGTAGCCGTGCCCGGGTCTCCGAGGTTCTTAACCGAAAGCGGCCACTCACCATCTATATGATAAGGAAGCTTCACACTGGCCTGGGCATCCCAGCAGAAGTCCTTATACAACCATATTCTTCGGAGGAATCTGCTGCCTGA
- the hflX gene encoding GTPase HflX — protein MKSSARQRIERLYRRKVPSRQVISPDLSRDLARLSFECGRQLGLLLRRDGTVDMVLVGGPRSLYIPDLPKSRGGRGRLRGLRLVHTHLLGEPISQDDLMDLVFLRLDCMASIRVDQHGGATDLEVAHIMPGGVQDRPGWEVLPLIPCYESDALDFQELVQSLEEELDRNRLAIPADVRADRAILVSVTSADRETARTSMDELVELAHASGITAADVIIQRQREINPKYLIGKGKLSEIVLRALQCGVDLLIFDQDLNPSQVRSLTDTTELRVIDRTQLILDIFAQRAQSREGKIQVEMAQLKYLLPRLGMKDDALSRLTGGIGARGPGETKLEINRRRIKDRISHLEEQLRMVRKNRTQRRSRRLRKETPIISIVGYTNAGKSTLLNTLTQSGVFVEDKLFATLDPTSRRLRFPRDFEVIITDTVGFIRDLPKDLMDAFAATLEELDDADLLLHVVDISNDRFEEQMAAVDRILAQLELTEKPVILVFNKMDRVDPEFLERQLRRYGGVAISALSTQTLEPLILKMQEKVEVLMEEGYFSASSNASEADDETGAEETAGDWNEEGLEPDHEDPENPN, from the coding sequence TTGAAAAGCAGCGCCCGCCAGCGCATCGAAAGGCTTTACAGGCGCAAGGTCCCTTCCAGGCAGGTCATATCGCCCGATCTTTCGCGGGATCTCGCCCGGCTTTCCTTTGAATGCGGGCGGCAACTGGGCCTTCTTCTGAGGCGCGACGGAACGGTGGACATGGTGCTGGTGGGTGGTCCCCGTTCCCTCTATATTCCCGACCTTCCCAAGAGCCGCGGAGGGCGAGGGCGCCTGCGGGGCCTGCGCCTGGTGCATACGCATCTCCTGGGGGAACCCATCTCGCAGGACGACCTGATGGACCTGGTCTTTCTGCGCCTCGACTGTATGGCATCCATCAGGGTGGATCAGCACGGAGGAGCCACAGACCTGGAAGTGGCTCATATCATGCCCGGCGGTGTGCAAGACCGGCCAGGTTGGGAAGTGCTTCCGTTGATCCCCTGCTATGAATCCGATGCCCTGGATTTTCAGGAACTGGTTCAATCCCTGGAAGAAGAGCTGGATCGCAACCGATTGGCGATTCCAGCGGACGTTCGGGCGGATCGGGCGATTCTGGTGAGTGTGACGAGCGCGGACAGGGAAACGGCCAGGACCTCCATGGATGAACTGGTGGAACTGGCTCACGCCAGCGGCATCACGGCGGCGGACGTCATCATTCAGCGTCAGCGCGAGATCAATCCCAAGTATTTGATTGGTAAAGGAAAGCTTAGCGAAATCGTCCTGAGGGCCCTCCAGTGCGGAGTGGACCTCTTGATCTTCGACCAGGATCTCAACCCTTCGCAGGTGCGCTCTCTCACGGACACAACGGAGCTTCGCGTCATCGACCGGACCCAGCTCATTTTGGATATCTTTGCACAGCGGGCTCAGAGCCGCGAAGGAAAAATCCAGGTGGAGATGGCTCAGCTCAAGTACCTGCTGCCGCGTCTCGGCATGAAGGACGACGCCCTTTCCCGGCTGACCGGCGGGATTGGGGCGCGGGGGCCCGGTGAAACAAAGCTGGAAATCAACCGCCGGCGCATCAAGGATCGCATCTCCCATCTGGAAGAGCAGTTGAGGATGGTGAGAAAAAACCGCACGCAGCGCCGCTCCAGGCGGTTGCGCAAGGAAACGCCCATCATTTCCATCGTGGGCTACACCAACGCAGGCAAGTCCACTCTTCTGAACACCCTCACGCAGAGCGGCGTTTTCGTGGAGGACAAGCTGTTTGCGACGCTGGACCCCACCAGCAGGCGGCTTCGCTTTCCACGCGATTTTGAGGTCATCATCACCGATACGGTGGGCTTCATAAGGGATCTGCCCAAAGACCTCATGGATGCTTTCGCCGCGACCCTCGAGGAGCTGGATGATGCGGACCTGCTCCTGCACGTGGTTGATATCAGCAATGACCGGTTCGAGGAACAGATGGCCGCGGTGGATCGCATCCTGGCCCAGCTGGAGTTGACCGAAAAGCCGGTCATCCTGGTGTTCAACAAAATGGACCGCGTCGATCCCGAGTTCCTGGAGCGCCAGCTGAGACGCTACGGTGGAGTGGCCATCTCGGCGCTTTCCACTCAAACTCTGGAGCCCCTGATTCTGAAGATGCAGGAAAAGGTCGAAGTTCTCATGGAGGAGGGGTATTTCTCCGCCTCTTCAAATGCTTCAGAGGCGGATGATGAAACGGGAGCGGAAGAGACGGCGGGGGATTGGAACGAAGAAGGGCTGGAACCGGACCACGAGGATCCGGAAAATCCGAACTGA
- a CDS encoding bifunctional riboflavin kinase/FAD synthetase: protein MGTDNIKRSLKNPVITIGNFDGVHYGHQVLFQQVKDWAREIDGESVVMTFNPHPLEVLFPGKGPACITPHEQKLELIAACGIDVTIVIPFDKEFAKISAHDFVKKILVDKIGVKAVVVGYDYRFGRNRQGDIELLQKMGEEYGFEVKTLSGIRMAETVVSSTAIRQLIKEGEIKEANRLLGHVYEISGTVITGRQRGGRLLGFPTANIKMSCQAPPRPGVYVVKALVDGKIYGGAANLGYNPTFGDTPFTLEVHILDFNQDIYGAPITVRFLERLRDEKCFTDLQELSAQIRADVEKAREILMTLPSTTE from the coding sequence GTGGGTACAGATAATATTAAAAGATCGTTGAAAAATCCAGTGATCACTATCGGCAATTTCGACGGAGTGCATTACGGTCATCAGGTCCTTTTCCAGCAGGTCAAGGATTGGGCTCGGGAGATCGACGGCGAGTCCGTTGTAATGACCTTCAACCCACATCCCTTGGAGGTTCTTTTCCCTGGAAAGGGGCCGGCATGCATCACTCCCCATGAACAGAAACTGGAACTCATCGCCGCTTGCGGCATCGACGTGACGATAGTCATCCCTTTTGACAAGGAATTCGCAAAGATATCGGCTCACGATTTCGTCAAGAAGATTCTGGTGGATAAAATCGGAGTCAAGGCTGTGGTCGTGGGCTACGATTACCGGTTCGGGCGCAACCGCCAGGGAGATATCGAGCTGCTCCAAAAGATGGGCGAGGAATACGGCTTCGAGGTGAAGACCCTCTCGGGCATCCGGATGGCGGAAACCGTCGTGAGCAGCACAGCGATCCGGCAGCTCATCAAAGAGGGGGAGATCAAGGAGGCCAACAGGCTCCTGGGGCATGTTTATGAAATTTCAGGTACCGTGATCACAGGGCGTCAGAGGGGGGGACGCCTCCTGGGTTTTCCCACGGCGAACATCAAAATGTCCTGCCAGGCGCCTCCCCGCCCCGGCGTTTACGTCGTAAAAGCCCTGGTAGACGGAAAGATCTATGGAGGGGCCGCAAACCTCGGCTACAATCCCACCTTCGGGGATACTCCCTTTACCCTGGAAGTGCACATTCTCGACTTCAACCAGGACATCTACGGAGCTCCCATCACAGTGCGCTTCCTCGAACGCCTGCGGGACGAAAAATGTTTCACCGATCTTCAGGAATTGTCCGCCCAGATTCGAGCGGACGTGGAAAAGGCCAGGGAAATATTGATGACCCTGCCTTCGACGACCGAATAG
- the rplI gene encoding 50S ribosomal protein L9, with product MKVILTENILSLGQIGQVVNVAPGYARNYLYPKGLALEATGRNVRELEHQKRMLAKKREQVRQEMLSLAEKLNQVKIVLQRKVVEEDKLYGSVSAVDLISILEEKGFDLSRKSVQLDQPIKQLGEFSVPVRIDADVTAHVSVVVEKEE from the coding sequence ATGAAAGTGATTCTGACAGAAAATATCTTGTCGCTGGGTCAAATCGGACAGGTGGTGAATGTCGCCCCCGGATATGCCCGCAACTACCTGTATCCGAAAGGATTGGCGCTGGAAGCCACGGGCAGGAACGTGCGCGAACTGGAACATCAGAAGCGTATGCTGGCCAAGAAGCGCGAACAGGTTCGCCAGGAGATGCTTTCCCTGGCCGAGAAGCTGAATCAGGTCAAAATCGTGCTTCAGCGTAAAGTGGTTGAAGAAGACAAGCTCTACGGTTCGGTGAGTGCCGTTGATCTTATCTCCATTCTGGAAGAAAAGGGTTTCGATCTCTCCCGCAAAAGCGTTCAGCTGGATCAGCCCATCAAGCAATTGGGAGAATTCTCGGTTCCCGTGCGCATCGATGCCGATGTGACGGCTCATGTGAGCGTGGTGGTCGAGAAGGAAGAATAA
- a CDS encoding type II TA system antitoxin MqsA family protein, producing MDRSGKCPTCGSEHFLFEKSHHHFLESGLENVHLTNVEIGTCADCGEKVVSIPHSTELMRLIGQSILLKPTSLNGAEIRFLRKNLYLKINEFAQLLGVDRVTVSRWENEHEKPSRSADRLVRLTYALEAKIGEGVVEELRKNLRKEEIESTVDFFVSLPLAS from the coding sequence TTGGATCGTTCAGGGAAATGCCCAACATGCGGGAGTGAACATTTTCTTTTCGAGAAATCACACCACCATTTTCTTGAAAGTGGACTGGAAAATGTTCACCTGACCAATGTTGAAATCGGGACATGTGCCGATTGCGGCGAAAAAGTCGTTTCCATTCCTCATTCAACTGAACTCATGCGACTGATCGGTCAAAGCATCCTGCTCAAACCCACAAGTCTTAACGGCGCCGAGATCCGATTCCTCCGCAAGAATCTCTATTTGAAAATCAACGAATTCGCTCAATTGCTCGGAGTGGATAGGGTCACCGTCTCCAGATGGGAAAACGAACACGAAAAGCCATCGAGATCCGCTGATCGATTGGTGAGGCTCACCTATGCCCTGGAGGCGAAGATCGGTGAGGGAGTAGTAGAAGAGTTACGAAAGAATCTCAGGAAGGAAGAAATCGAGTCCACCGTGGATTTTTTTGTGTCGCTCCCGTTGGCATCATAG